Part of the Sphingomonadaceae bacterium OTU29LAMAA1 genome, TGGGCTGGTGCCCGATCTGCTGGTCACCGATCATCTGATGCCGGGAATGAACGGTACGGAACTGGCGCGGGTCATTGTGGCGCGGCTACCGCGCTGCCGTGTGTTGATCGTGTCGGGATATGCCGAAGTGGAGGGAATCGCACCGGACCTGCCGCGGCTGGTCAAGCCGTTCCGGCTATCGGACCTGTCGGCGGGCCTGATGGAGGTCAGCCGTCCCGCCGACGCTTGACGTCGTGACGAGACCACCGGCGGCCCTGGCCCTGGCCCTCGCCTTGGCGGAGCCGGCAAGCGCCGACGCCCATGATATCGGCCATGGTGCAGTCCTGGTCGTACTCACCGTCAGCCGAGCGCGATGCGCACGCCAAGGGCTGCGATCAGCGCCAGCGGCATCGCGACGGCGCCGACCCGCAGGAACTGCCTGAAGCCGATATCCTGCCCCTCGCGCCGGATCGCCTGCAGCCACAGGATCGTCGCAAGCGACCCGGTGATCGACAGATTGGGGCCGAGATCGACGCCGATCAGCAGGCCGTCGACCACCAGTTGCGGCGGCTGCGCCTGCGCGACCGCGGTACTGGCGACGAGGCCGGCGGGCAGGTTGTTCATCAGGTTCGATGCGAACGCCAGGATCGTGCCCGAAACCGCCGATGCCTGTACCGGGTCGGCCGACGCGATGCGGATCGCATCGGCGATCCCACCGATCACGCCGGTGATGTTCAGCGCCTCGACCAGAACGAACAGCCCGGCGACGAGCGGCAGGACGCTCCACGAGACGTCGCGCAGCAGCGACACCGGCGACGAGCGGGCGATGGCGCAGACCGTCAGCGCCGTGACGACACCCGCGATCGCGGTGGGCAGCCCGAGCTGGATGTCGCATGCGGACGCCACCAGCAGGACGATAGCGGTGGCGACGATGCCGATGAAGGCGGCCTTGCCCCCTCTGGTCAGCGGCGTCCGTTCGACCTCGCTGATGCAATTCCCCGCCAGCCGTTTGCGCTCGAGCCGGCGCAGCACGAGAAAGGTGACGGCGATCGATGCCAGCGACGGCAGCGCGAACGAGGCGAACCACTGCCCGAGCGGGGGCATCCTGCCGCCGTACAGGACCAGATTGGCGGGGTTGGAGATCGGCAGGACGAAACTCGCCGCGTTGGCGATCAATGCGCAGGCGAACAGAAGGGGCAGGGGGTCCGCCTTGGCCTTCTTCGCCGCCGCATATACGGCCGGTGTCAGCACCACCGCGGTGGCATCGTTCGACAGGAACGTCGTGGTGACGATGCCGGTGACGTAGACCAGTGCGAACAGACGTGCGGTCGATCCCCGCGCGTGGATCGCCGCGCTTGCCGCGACCCAGTCGAACAGGCCTTCGGCACGGGCCACCTCGCTCAACAGCATCATGCCGATGAGGAACAGATAGACGTCCAGCCCCTTGGCGATCGCACCGGCCGCGGCAGCCACGGGGATCAGGCCGGACAGCAGCAGCGCCGCCGCACCCGCGACCGCCCAGATCGCTTCCGGCCAGCGGAATGGCCGCGCGATCACGGCGGCGGTCGAGGCGGCGCAGATCGCCCATGTCGCCCCGGTGGCGAGGATCACCGCGGCGTCCCGTCCGGGCGGGGCTGCGCGCGATGCGCGGGCTCGACGCCGGCAAGCGCCGGCATCGGTGTCGCCGACCGGCTCAAGCGTGTGTGTCCGGCATGGCGACGAGGTACAGGACGAAACCGGCGGCGGCGATGCCGGCAAGCGTCAGGAAGCCGGCGCTGTATCCCGCCCAGACGATGATCGATCCCGCCAGCGTCGCGGACAGCGCCGCACCGAGGCCGAAGACGCTGGACACGACGCCCTGGCTGACGTTGAACCGGCCGGTCCCTCGGGTGAGATCGGCGACGATCACCGGGAACAACGCACCGAAGATCCCGGCACCGATGCCGTCGAGCGCCTGTACGCCGACCAGCCACCATGGATCGTTCGAAACCGTATAGAGCGCGCCGCGTGCGGCGAGAAAGCCGAATGCCACGAGGAAGATCGGCTTGGTGCCCCAGCGTTCGGTGTTGCGGCCGACGACGATCGCGACCGGCACCATCACCAGCTGCGCCGCGACGATGCAGGCTGCGGTCAGCGACGTCGCCTTGTCCGTGCCGACGGTGCGGCCGAGCAGCTGGCTGACCGAGGTCAGCATCGCCGCATTCGCCAGATGGAACGTGAAGGCTGCTGCCGCGAAGATCATCAGCGGCCGGTTCTCGATCAACGTCTTCCAGCCGCTCGGTTCCTCGCAGCCTTCGTCCGGTTCGCAGTCGAGGCCGCGGGCGACGGCATTGTCGATGTCGTCGTTGTTCAGCCGCATCGAGACGACGATGCTGGCGACGGTCAGCGCGGCCATCAGCCAGAACACGACCACGGGTCCGAACGACCAGGCGAG contains:
- a CDS encoding arsenic transporter gives rise to the protein MILATGATWAICAASTAAVIARPFRWPEAIWAVAGAAALLLSGLIPVAAAAGAIAKGLDVYLFLIGMMLLSEVARAEGLFDWVAASAAIHARGSTARLFALVYVTGIVTTTFLSNDATAVVLTPAVYAAAKKAKADPLPLLFACALIANAASFVLPISNPANLVLYGGRMPPLGQWFASFALPSLASIAVTFLVLRRLERKRLAGNCISEVERTPLTRGGKAAFIGIVATAIVLLVASACDIQLGLPTAIAGVVTALTVCAIARSSPVSLLRDVSWSVLPLVAGLFVLVEALNITGVIGGIADAIRIASADPVQASAVSGTILAFASNLMNNLPAGLVASTAVAQAQPPQLVVDGLLIGVDLGPNLSITGSLATILWLQAIRREGQDIGFRQFLRVGAVAMPLALIAALGVRIALG
- a CDS encoding MFS transporter, with protein sequence MASAAITPDTTGPSGKRHTPARTLDALNFFLADVRDGLGPYLAIYLLVVRGPSHGWNEATVGLVLTIAGIVGLLSQTPAGGLIDRAGNKPRIVIAAALLVTLGSLSLPLVSGFTMVTITQSIAAAAGAIFAPAISAITLGLVGPKLFAKRVGRNEAFNHAGNAVSAGLAGVLAWSFGPVVVFWLMAALTVASIVVSMRLNNDDIDNAVARGLDCEPDEGCEEPSGWKTLIENRPLMIFAAAAFTFHLANAAMLTSVSQLLGRTVGTDKATSLTAACIVAAQLVMVPVAIVVGRNTERWGTKPIFLVAFGFLAARGALYTVSNDPWWLVGVQALDGIGAGIFGALFPVIVADLTRGTGRFNVSQGVVSSVFGLGAALSATLAGSIIVWAGYSAGFLTLAGIAAAGFVLYLVAMPDTHA